In Thermobaculum terrenum ATCC BAA-798, the DNA window GAACGCTCCAAGGATCATCTTCCAACAAGCTTTGGGACTCGGACTCAACCAGGATCTTCCTTCCATCAGATCTCAATTGCATGAAAGGATCGGCAGCAATGTAGGAATACCTGCCCATGCGCTCGTTTGCAAGACTACTGTCAAGAAATATAAAGCCAGGCAAACATCTTAACCTTCGTGCAGCCTCAATAGGAGTTATATTCAGTTCGACCACAACGGGATTGTACTTGTCTCCCATATAAGTCAAGTTTAGCGCGACAAGAGCATACTTACTGTCATTACAGTTGATATTACAGGTGTAGTGACAGTATACTAACTTGGATAAGGGGGCAGCTATGAACAAGGGTGAAGAGAGAAGATCCAAATTGCTAGATATACTACGCCAAGCCGGGGCTGATCCAGTCCCAGGTTTCAAGCTTGCAGAGGAGCTACAGACAAGTAGGCAAGCCATAGTCCATGATATAGCCCTACTTAGATCAGCAGGTGAACCAATAGTAGCCACCAGCAGAGGTTACATGCTAGCTACTGCTCTAGCGCCGGGCATGCAGAAAATAGAGGTAGTCGTAAGGCATAGACCTGAAGACACTCCTAAAGAACTCTACAGTCTGGTGGACGTAGGTGTACGCATAGTAGATGTAGCAGTACTTCATCCCATATATGGCGAACTGAGGGGAAGGTTAGAGCTAGACTCCAGAGCAGATGTCGAAGAATTCCTCGAGAAGGTCAGCTCCTGCAAGGCACATCTTCTATCAGAGCTTACGGACGGACTACATATGCACACCTTGGCAGCTCGGGATCGCAAATACTTAGATGAAGCTCTGAGGGTACTGGAAAAACTAGGATTCCTCATCAAAGAAGATTCGCAAGATGAGACTGAATTAGAAACTTTGGCGGAGGCTAGAAGCAGATGAGCATTATCATTAACCCTACTCCTCGTATAGAGCTCGCAGATAAGATCGAGCATCTCAAGAAGGAGCTAAATGCCGTAATCTTAGCTCACTACTATCAGGAGCCTGAGATACAGGACGTAGCCGACTTCATAGGTGATTCTCTTCAGCTAGCACAGAAGGCTAAGGGTACGGATGCTGATGTGATCGTCTTTTGCGGTGTCCACTTCATGGCCGAGACCGCCAAGATTTTGAATCCCGACAAAAAAGTTCTTTTACCTGACTTACAAGCTGGATGCTCATTAGCAGATAGTTGTCCCGCCGATAAGTTCAAAGAATTTATAGAGCAGCATCCAGGACATGTGGTTGTCTCCTATATAAATACTACAGCAGCTGTAAAGGCTCTCTCAGACATAATATGCACCTCCAGCAACGCGGAGAAAATAATACGAAGCATACCGGAGGATCAACCTATCATATTTGCTCCAGATCGACACCTAGGCAGTTACCTTATAAGAAAGACCGGGCGTGACATGGTACTCTGGCCTGGTACCTGTATGGTGCACACTCTGTTTTCTGAACGGAAGATTAGACAGCTAAAAATAAGGTATCCAGATGCCGAGGTGCTAGCTCATCCAGAATGCGAGGAGAGGGTATTACAACTGGCTGATTATATAGGTAGCACAGCCAAGCTGCTCGCTAGAGTAAAGGAAAGCCCTGCTCAAAGGTTCATAGTGGCCACTGAGCCTGGGATCATACACCAGATGCAGA includes these proteins:
- the nadA gene encoding quinolinate synthase NadA, translating into MSIIINPTPRIELADKIEHLKKELNAVILAHYYQEPEIQDVADFIGDSLQLAQKAKGTDADVIVFCGVHFMAETAKILNPDKKVLLPDLQAGCSLADSCPADKFKEFIEQHPGHVVVSYINTTAAVKALSDIICTSSNAEKIIRSIPEDQPIIFAPDRHLGSYLIRKTGRDMVLWPGTCMVHTLFSERKIRQLKIRYPDAEVLAHPECEERVLQLADYIGSTAKLLARVKESPAQRFIVATEPGIIHQMQILAPEKTYIRAPTEGAACEACSECPHMRLNTLEKVYQCMLNGYPEIQMEEELRVRALRPIERMLELS
- a CDS encoding transcription repressor NadR, with the protein product MNKGEERRSKLLDILRQAGADPVPGFKLAEELQTSRQAIVHDIALLRSAGEPIVATSRGYMLATALAPGMQKIEVVVRHRPEDTPKELYSLVDVGVRIVDVAVLHPIYGELRGRLELDSRADVEEFLEKVSSCKAHLLSELTDGLHMHTLAARDRKYLDEALRVLEKLGFLIKEDSQDETELETLAEARSR